One Homo sapiens chromosome 3, GRCh38.p14 Primary Assembly genomic window carries:
- the USP19 gene encoding ubiquitin carboxyl-terminal hydrolase 19 isoform X17, with product MSGGASATGPRRGPPGLEDTTSKKKQKDRANQESKDGDPRKETGSRYVAQAGLEPLASGDPSASASHAAGITGSRHRTRLFFPSSSGSASTPQEEQTKEELLLDWRQSAEEVIVKLRVGVGPLQLEDVDAAFTDTDCVVRFAGGQQWGGVFYAEIKSSCAKVQTRKGSLLHLTLPKKVPMLTWPSLLVEADEQLCIPPLNSQTCLLGSEENLAPLAGEKAVPPGNDPVSPAMVRSRNPGKDDCAKEEMAVAADAATLVDGKEPESMVNLAFVKNDSYEKGPDSVVVHVYVKEICRDTSRVLFREQDFTLIFQTRDGNFLRLHPGCGPHTTFRWQVKLRNLIEPEQCTFCFTASRIDICLRKRQSQRWGGLEAPAARVGGAKVAVPTGPTPLDSTPPGGAPHPLTGQEEARAVEKDKSKARSEDTGLDSVATRTPMEHVTPKPETHLASPKPTCMVPPMPHSPVSGDSVEEEEEEEKKVCLPGFTGLVNLGNTCFMNSVIQSLSNTRELRDFFHDRSFEAEINYNNPLGTGGRLAIGFAVLLRALWKGTHHAFQPSKLKAIVASKASQFTGYAQHDAQEFMAFLLDGLHEDLNRIQNKPYTETVDSDGRPDEVVAEEAWQRHKMRNDSFIVDLFQGQYKSKLVCPVCAKVSITFDPFLYLPVPLPQKQKVLPVFYFAREPHSKPIKFLVSVSKENSTASEVLDSLSQSVHVKPENLRLAEVIKNRFHRVFLPSHSLDTVSPSDTLLCFELLSSELAKERVVVLEVQQRPQVPSVPISKCAACQRKQQSEDEKLKRCTRCYRVGYCNQLCQKTHWPDHKGLCRPENIGYPFLVSVPASRLTYARLAQLLEGYARYSVSVFQPPFQPGRMALESQSPGCTTLLSTGSLEAGDSERDPIQPPELQLVTPMAEGDTGLPRVWAAPDRGPVPSTSGISSEMLASGPIEVGSLPAGERVSRPEAAVPGYQHPSEAMNAHTPQFFIYKIDSSNREQRLEDKGDTPLELGDDCSLALVWRNNERLQEFVLVASKELECAEDPGSAGEAARAGHFTLDQCLNLFTRPEVLAPEEAWYCPQCKQHREASKQLLLWRLPNVLIVQLKRFSFRSFIWRDKINDLVEFPVRNLDLSKFCIGQKEEQLPSYDLYAVINHYGGMIGGHYTACARLPNDRSSQRSDVGWRLFDDSTVTTVDESQVVTRYAYVLFYRRRNSPVERPPRAGHSEHHPDLGPAAEAAASQGLGPGQAPEVAPTRTAPERFAPPVDRPAPTYSNMEEVD from the exons ATGTCTGGCGGGGCCAGTGCCACAGGCCCAAGGAGAGGGCCCCCAGGACTGGAGGACACCACTAGTAAGAAGAAGCAGAAGGATCGAGCAAACCAGGAGAGCAAGGATGGAGATCCTAGGAAAG agacagggtctcgatatgttgcccaggctggtcttgaacctctggcctcaggtgatccttctgcctcagcctcccatgcagctgggatcacaggctcaCGCCACCGTACCCGGCTGTTCTTTCCTTCATCGTCAGGGTCAGCATCCACTCCTCAAGAGGAGCAGACCAAAGAGG AGTTGTTGCTCGATTGGAGGCAGAGTGCAGAAGAGGTGATTGTCAAGCTTCGTGTGGGAGTAGGTCCCCTGCAGCTGGAGGATGTAGATGCTGCTTTCACAGATACAGACTGTGTGGTGCGGTTTGCAG GTGGTCAGCAGTGGGGTGGTGTCTTCTATGCTGAGATAAAAAGCTCTTGTGCTAAAGTGCAAACCCGCAAGGGCAGTCTCCTGCACCTGACACTGCCCAAAAAGGTGCCTATGCTCACGTGGCCCTCCCTCCTG GTTGAGGCTGATGAACAGCTTTGCATACCACCGCTGAACTCCCAaacctgcctcctgggctcagaggaGAATTTAGCCCCTTTGGCAGGAGAGAAAGCAGTGCCTCCCGGGAATGACCCAGTCTCTCCAGCCATGGTCCGGAGCAGAAACCCTGGGAAAGATGACTGTGCCAAGGAGGAGATGGCAGTGGCAGCAGATGCTGCAACCTTGGTGGATGGTaaag AGCCCGAGTCGATGGTGAACCTGGCGTTTGTCAAGAATGACTCGTATGAGAAGGGCCCGGATTCAGTGGTGGTGCACGTGTACGTGAAGGAGATCTGCAGGGACACCTCAAGAGTACTTTTCCGTGAGCAGGACTTCACGCTCATCTTCCAGACcag GGATGGAAACTTCCTGAGGCTGCACCCGGGCTGTGGGCCCCACACCACCTTCCGTTGGCAGGTGAAGCTCAG GAATCTGATTGAGCCAGAGCAGTGCACCTTCTGTTTCACGGCTTCTCGCATCGACATCTGCCTTCGTAAGAGGCAGAGTCAGCGCTGGGGGGGCCTGGAGGCCCCGGCTGCACGAG TGGGTGGTGCAAAGGTTGCCGTGCCGACAGGTCCAACCCCTCTGGATTCAACCCCACCAGGAGgtgctccccaccccctgacaggccagGAGGAGGCCCGGGCTGTGGAGAAGGATAAATCCAAGGCACGATCTGAGGACACAGGGCTAGACAGTGTGGCAACCCGCACACCCATGGAGCATGTAACCCCAAAGCCAGAGACACACCTGGCCTCG CCCAAGCCTACATGCATGGTGCCTCCCATGCCCCACAGCCCAGTTAGTGGAGACAgcgtggaggaggaggaagaggaagagaagaaggtgTGTCTGCCAGGCTTCACTGGCCTTGTCAATTTAGGCAACACCTGCTTCATGAACAGCGTCATTCAGTCTCTGTCCAACACTCGGGAACTCCGGGACTTCTTCCATG ACCGCTCCTTTGAGGCTGAGATCAACTACAACAACCCACTAGGGACTGGTGGGCGTCTGGCCATTGGCTTTGCCGTGCTGCTTCGGGCGCTGTGGAAGGGCACCCACCATGCCTTCCAGCCTTCCAAGTTGAAG GCCATTGTGGCGAGTAAGGCCAGCCAGTTCACAGGCTATGCACAGCATGATGCCCAGGAGTTCATGGCTTTCCTGCTGGATGGGCTGCACGAGGACCTGAATCGCATTCAGAACAAGCCCTACACAGAGACCGTGGATTCAGATGGGCGGCCCGATGAG GTGGTAGCTGAGGAAGCATGGCAGCGGCACAAGATGAGGAATGACTCTTTCATCGTGGACCTATTTCAGGGGCAGTACAAGTCGAAGCTGGTGTGCCCTGTGTGTGCCAAG GTCTCCATCACTTTTGACCCGTTTCTTTATCTGCCGGTGCCCTTGCCACAAAAGCAAAAGGTTCTCCCTGTCTTTTATTTTGCCCGAGAGCCCCACAGCAAGCCCATCAAG TTCCTGGTGAGCGTCAGCAAGGAGAACTCCACTGCGAGCGAAGTATTGGACTCCCTCTCTCAGAGTGTTCATGTGAAGCCTGAGAACCTGCGTTTGGCGGAG GTAATTAAGAATCGTTTTCATCGTGTGTTCCTACCCTCCCACTCACTGGACACTGTGTCCCCATCTGATACGCTCCTCTGCTTTGAGCTGCTATCCTCAGAGTTGGCTAAGGAGCGGGTAGTGGTGCTAGAGGTGCAACAG CGCCCCCAGGTGCCCAGCGTCCCCATCTCCAAGTGTGCAGCCTGCCAGCGGAAGCAACAGTCGGAGGATGAAAAGCTGAAGCGCTGTACCCGGTGCTACCGTGTGGGCTACTGCAACCA GCTCTGCCAGAAAACCCACTGGCCTGACCACAAGGGCCTCTGCCGACCTGAGAACATTGGCTACCCCTTCCTGGTCAGTGTACCTGCCTCACGCCTCACTTATGCCCGCCTCGCTCAGTTGCTAGAGGGCTATGCCCG GTACTCTGTGAGTGTATTCCAGCCACCCTTTCAGCCAGGCCGCATGGCCTTGGAGTCTCAGAGCCCTGGCTGCACCACACTGCTCTCCACAGGTTCCCTGGAGGCTGGGGACAGCGAGAGAGACCCCATTCAGCCACCTGAGCTCCAGCTGGTGACCCCTATGGCTGAGGGGGACACAGGGCTTCCCCGGGTGTGGGCAGCCCCTGACCGGGGTCCTGTGCCCAGCACCAGTGGAATTTCTTCTGAGATGCTGGCCAGTGGGCCCATTGAGGTTGGCTCCTTGCCAGCTGGCGAGAGGGTGTCCCGACCCGAAG CTGCTGTGCCTGGGTACCAGCATCCAAGTGAAGCTATGAATGCCCACACACCCCagttcttcatctataaaattgatTCATCCAACCGAGAGCAGCGGCTAGAGGACAAAG GAGACACCCCACTGGAGCTGGGTGACGACTGTAGCCTGGCTCTCGTCTGGCGGAACAATGAGCGCTTGCAGGAGTTTGTGTTGGTAGCCTCCAAGGAGCTGGAATGTGCTGAGGATCCAGGCTCTGCCGGTGAGGCTGCCCGGGCCGGCCACTTCACCCTGGACCAGTGCCTCAACCTCTTCACACGGCCTGAGGTGCTGGCACCCGAGGAGGCCTG GTACTGCCCACAGTGCAAACAGCACCGTGAGGCCTCCAAGCAGCTGTTGCTATGGCGCCTGCCAAATGTTCTCATCGTGCAGCTCAAGCGCTTCTCCTTTCGTAGTTTTATCTGGCGTGACAAGATCAATGACTTGGTGGAGTTCCCTGTTAG GAACCTGGACCTGAGCAAGTTCTGCATTGGTCAGAAAGAGGAGCAGCTGCCCAGCTACGATCTATATGCTGTCATCAACCACTATGGAGGCATGATTGGTGGCCACTACACTGCCTGTGCACGCCTGCCCAATGATCGTAGCAGTCAGCGCAGTGACGTGG GCTGGCGCTTGTTTGATGACAGCACAGTGACAACGGTAGACGAGAGCCAGGTTGTGACGCGTTATGCCTATGTACTCTTCTACCGCCGGCGGAACTCTCCTGTGGAGAGGCCCCCCAGGGCAGGTCACTCTGAGCACCACCCAGACCTAGGCCCTGCAGCTGAGGCTGCTGCCAGCCAG GGACTAGGCCCTGGCCAGGCCCCCGAGGTGGCCCCCACGCGGACAGCCCCTGAACGCTTCGCCCCCCCTGTGGATCGGCCAGCCCCCACCTACAGCAACATGGAGGAGGTGGATTAG
- the USP19 gene encoding ubiquitin carboxyl-terminal hydrolase 19 isoform X18 — MSGGASATGPRRGPPGLEDTTSKKKQKDRANQESKDGDPRKETGSRYVAQAGLEPLASGDPSASASHAAGITGSRHRTRLFFPSSSGSASTPQEEQTKEELLLDWRQSAEEVIVKLRVGVGPLQLEDVDAAFTDTDCVVRFAGGQQWGGVFYAEIKSSCAKVQTRKGSLLHLTLPKKVPMLTWPSLLVEADEQLCIPPLNSQTCLLGSEENLAPLAGEKAVPPGNDPVSPAMVRSRNPGKDDCAKEEMAVAADAATLVDEPESMVNLAFVKNDSYEKGPDSVVVHVYVKEICRDTSRVLFREQDFTLIFQTRDGNFLRLHPGCGPHTTFRWQVKLRNLIEPEQCTFCFTASRIDICLRKRQSQRWGGLEAPAARVGGAKVAVPTGPTPLDSTPPGGAPHPLTGQEEARAVEKDKSKARSEDTGLDSVATRTPMEHVTPKPETHLASPKPTCMVPPMPHSPVSGDSVEEEEEEEKKVCLPGFTGLVNLGNTCFMNSVIQSLSNTRELRDFFHDRSFEAEINYNNPLGTGGRLAIGFAVLLRALWKGTHHAFQPSKLKAIVASKASQFTGYAQHDAQEFMAFLLDGLHEDLNRIQNKPYTETVDSDGRPDEVVAEEAWQRHKMRNDSFIVDLFQGQYKSKLVCPVCAKVSITFDPFLYLPVPLPQKQKVLPVFYFAREPHSKPIKFLVSVSKENSTASEVLDSLSQSVHVKPENLRLAEVIKNRFHRVFLPSHSLDTVSPSDTLLCFELLSSELAKERVVVLEVQQRPQVPSVPISKCAACQRKQQSEDEKLKRCTRCYRVGYCNQLCQKTHWPDHKGLCRPENIGYPFLVSVPASRLTYARLAQLLEGYARYSVSVFQPPFQPGRMALESQSPGCTTLLSTGSLEAGDSERDPIQPPELQLVTPMAEGDTGLPRVWAAPDRGPVPSTSGISSEMLASGPIEVGSLPAGERVSRPEAAVPGYQHPSEAMNAHTPQFFIYKIDSSNREQRLEDKGDTPLELGDDCSLALVWRNNERLQEFVLVASKELECAEDPGSAGEAARAGHFTLDQCLNLFTRPEVLAPEEAWYCPQCKQHREASKQLLLWRLPNVLIVQLKRFSFRSFIWRDKINDLVEFPVRNLDLSKFCIGQKEEQLPSYDLYAVINHYGGMIGGHYTACARLPNDRSSQRSDVGWRLFDDSTVTTVDESQVVTRYAYVLFYRRRNSPVERPPRAGHSEHHPDLGPAAEAAASQGLGPGQAPEVAPTRTAPERFAPPVDRPAPTYSNMEEVD; from the exons ATGTCTGGCGGGGCCAGTGCCACAGGCCCAAGGAGAGGGCCCCCAGGACTGGAGGACACCACTAGTAAGAAGAAGCAGAAGGATCGAGCAAACCAGGAGAGCAAGGATGGAGATCCTAGGAAAG agacagggtctcgatatgttgcccaggctggtcttgaacctctggcctcaggtgatccttctgcctcagcctcccatgcagctgggatcacaggctcaCGCCACCGTACCCGGCTGTTCTTTCCTTCATCGTCAGGGTCAGCATCCACTCCTCAAGAGGAGCAGACCAAAGAGG AGTTGTTGCTCGATTGGAGGCAGAGTGCAGAAGAGGTGATTGTCAAGCTTCGTGTGGGAGTAGGTCCCCTGCAGCTGGAGGATGTAGATGCTGCTTTCACAGATACAGACTGTGTGGTGCGGTTTGCAG GTGGTCAGCAGTGGGGTGGTGTCTTCTATGCTGAGATAAAAAGCTCTTGTGCTAAAGTGCAAACCCGCAAGGGCAGTCTCCTGCACCTGACACTGCCCAAAAAGGTGCCTATGCTCACGTGGCCCTCCCTCCTG GTTGAGGCTGATGAACAGCTTTGCATACCACCGCTGAACTCCCAaacctgcctcctgggctcagaggaGAATTTAGCCCCTTTGGCAGGAGAGAAAGCAGTGCCTCCCGGGAATGACCCAGTCTCTCCAGCCATGGTCCGGAGCAGAAACCCTGGGAAAGATGACTGTGCCAAGGAGGAGATGGCAGTGGCAGCAGATGCTGCAACCTTGGTGGATG AGCCCGAGTCGATGGTGAACCTGGCGTTTGTCAAGAATGACTCGTATGAGAAGGGCCCGGATTCAGTGGTGGTGCACGTGTACGTGAAGGAGATCTGCAGGGACACCTCAAGAGTACTTTTCCGTGAGCAGGACTTCACGCTCATCTTCCAGACcag GGATGGAAACTTCCTGAGGCTGCACCCGGGCTGTGGGCCCCACACCACCTTCCGTTGGCAGGTGAAGCTCAG GAATCTGATTGAGCCAGAGCAGTGCACCTTCTGTTTCACGGCTTCTCGCATCGACATCTGCCTTCGTAAGAGGCAGAGTCAGCGCTGGGGGGGCCTGGAGGCCCCGGCTGCACGAG TGGGTGGTGCAAAGGTTGCCGTGCCGACAGGTCCAACCCCTCTGGATTCAACCCCACCAGGAGgtgctccccaccccctgacaggccagGAGGAGGCCCGGGCTGTGGAGAAGGATAAATCCAAGGCACGATCTGAGGACACAGGGCTAGACAGTGTGGCAACCCGCACACCCATGGAGCATGTAACCCCAAAGCCAGAGACACACCTGGCCTCG CCCAAGCCTACATGCATGGTGCCTCCCATGCCCCACAGCCCAGTTAGTGGAGACAgcgtggaggaggaggaagaggaagagaagaaggtgTGTCTGCCAGGCTTCACTGGCCTTGTCAATTTAGGCAACACCTGCTTCATGAACAGCGTCATTCAGTCTCTGTCCAACACTCGGGAACTCCGGGACTTCTTCCATG ACCGCTCCTTTGAGGCTGAGATCAACTACAACAACCCACTAGGGACTGGTGGGCGTCTGGCCATTGGCTTTGCCGTGCTGCTTCGGGCGCTGTGGAAGGGCACCCACCATGCCTTCCAGCCTTCCAAGTTGAAG GCCATTGTGGCGAGTAAGGCCAGCCAGTTCACAGGCTATGCACAGCATGATGCCCAGGAGTTCATGGCTTTCCTGCTGGATGGGCTGCACGAGGACCTGAATCGCATTCAGAACAAGCCCTACACAGAGACCGTGGATTCAGATGGGCGGCCCGATGAG GTGGTAGCTGAGGAAGCATGGCAGCGGCACAAGATGAGGAATGACTCTTTCATCGTGGACCTATTTCAGGGGCAGTACAAGTCGAAGCTGGTGTGCCCTGTGTGTGCCAAG GTCTCCATCACTTTTGACCCGTTTCTTTATCTGCCGGTGCCCTTGCCACAAAAGCAAAAGGTTCTCCCTGTCTTTTATTTTGCCCGAGAGCCCCACAGCAAGCCCATCAAG TTCCTGGTGAGCGTCAGCAAGGAGAACTCCACTGCGAGCGAAGTATTGGACTCCCTCTCTCAGAGTGTTCATGTGAAGCCTGAGAACCTGCGTTTGGCGGAG GTAATTAAGAATCGTTTTCATCGTGTGTTCCTACCCTCCCACTCACTGGACACTGTGTCCCCATCTGATACGCTCCTCTGCTTTGAGCTGCTATCCTCAGAGTTGGCTAAGGAGCGGGTAGTGGTGCTAGAGGTGCAACAG CGCCCCCAGGTGCCCAGCGTCCCCATCTCCAAGTGTGCAGCCTGCCAGCGGAAGCAACAGTCGGAGGATGAAAAGCTGAAGCGCTGTACCCGGTGCTACCGTGTGGGCTACTGCAACCA GCTCTGCCAGAAAACCCACTGGCCTGACCACAAGGGCCTCTGCCGACCTGAGAACATTGGCTACCCCTTCCTGGTCAGTGTACCTGCCTCACGCCTCACTTATGCCCGCCTCGCTCAGTTGCTAGAGGGCTATGCCCG GTACTCTGTGAGTGTATTCCAGCCACCCTTTCAGCCAGGCCGCATGGCCTTGGAGTCTCAGAGCCCTGGCTGCACCACACTGCTCTCCACAGGTTCCCTGGAGGCTGGGGACAGCGAGAGAGACCCCATTCAGCCACCTGAGCTCCAGCTGGTGACCCCTATGGCTGAGGGGGACACAGGGCTTCCCCGGGTGTGGGCAGCCCCTGACCGGGGTCCTGTGCCCAGCACCAGTGGAATTTCTTCTGAGATGCTGGCCAGTGGGCCCATTGAGGTTGGCTCCTTGCCAGCTGGCGAGAGGGTGTCCCGACCCGAAG CTGCTGTGCCTGGGTACCAGCATCCAAGTGAAGCTATGAATGCCCACACACCCCagttcttcatctataaaattgatTCATCCAACCGAGAGCAGCGGCTAGAGGACAAAG GAGACACCCCACTGGAGCTGGGTGACGACTGTAGCCTGGCTCTCGTCTGGCGGAACAATGAGCGCTTGCAGGAGTTTGTGTTGGTAGCCTCCAAGGAGCTGGAATGTGCTGAGGATCCAGGCTCTGCCGGTGAGGCTGCCCGGGCCGGCCACTTCACCCTGGACCAGTGCCTCAACCTCTTCACACGGCCTGAGGTGCTGGCACCCGAGGAGGCCTG GTACTGCCCACAGTGCAAACAGCACCGTGAGGCCTCCAAGCAGCTGTTGCTATGGCGCCTGCCAAATGTTCTCATCGTGCAGCTCAAGCGCTTCTCCTTTCGTAGTTTTATCTGGCGTGACAAGATCAATGACTTGGTGGAGTTCCCTGTTAG GAACCTGGACCTGAGCAAGTTCTGCATTGGTCAGAAAGAGGAGCAGCTGCCCAGCTACGATCTATATGCTGTCATCAACCACTATGGAGGCATGATTGGTGGCCACTACACTGCCTGTGCACGCCTGCCCAATGATCGTAGCAGTCAGCGCAGTGACGTGG GCTGGCGCTTGTTTGATGACAGCACAGTGACAACGGTAGACGAGAGCCAGGTTGTGACGCGTTATGCCTATGTACTCTTCTACCGCCGGCGGAACTCTCCTGTGGAGAGGCCCCCCAGGGCAGGTCACTCTGAGCACCACCCAGACCTAGGCCCTGCAGCTGAGGCTGCTGCCAGCCAG GGACTAGGCCCTGGCCAGGCCCCCGAGGTGGCCCCCACGCGGACAGCCCCTGAACGCTTCGCCCCCCCTGTGGATCGGCCAGCCCCCACCTACAGCAACATGGAGGAGGTGGATTAG